From one Ursus arctos isolate Adak ecotype North America unplaced genomic scaffold, UrsArc2.0 scaffold_1, whole genome shotgun sequence genomic stretch:
- the CHRNA1 gene encoding acetylcholine receptor subunit alpha — translation MEPWPPLLLLGLCSAGLVLGSEHETRLVAKLFEDYNSVVRPVEDHRQAVEVTVGLQLIQLINVDEVNQIVTTNVRLKQQWVDYNLKWNPEDYGGVKKIHIPSEKIWRPDLVLYNNADGDFAIVKFTKVLLDYTGHITWTPPAIFKSYCEIIVTHFPFDEQNCSMKLGTWTYDGSVVAINPESDQPDLSNFMESGEWVIKESRGWKHWVFYACCPSTPYLDITYHFVMQRLPLYFIVNVIIPCLLFSFLTGLVFYLPTDSGEKMTLSISVLLSLTVFLLVIVELIPSTSSAVPLIGKYMLFTMVFVIASIIITVIVINTHHRSPSTHVMPDWVRKVFIDTIPNIMFFSTMKRPSREKQDKKIFTEDIDISDISGKPGPPPMGFHSPLIKHPEVKSAIEGVKYIAETMKSDQESNNAAEEWKYVAMVMDHILLGVFMLVCIIGTLAVFAGRLIELNQQG, via the exons ATGGAGCCCTGGCCACCCCTCCTGCTCCTTGGGCTCTGCTCAG CTGGCCTCGTCCTGGGCTCCGAACATGAGACCCGCCTGGTGGCGAAGCTATTTGAAGATTACAACAGTGTGGTGCGGCCGGTGGAAGACCACCGCCAGGCTGTAGAGGTCACCGTGGGCCTACAGCTGATCCAGCTCATCAACGTG GATGAAGTAAATCAGATTGTGACAACCAACGTGCGGCTGAAACAG CAATGGGTGGATTACAACCTAAAATGGAATCCAGAAGACTATGGCGGcgtgaaaaaaatccacattccCTCGGAAAAGATCTGGCGCCCAGACCTTGTTCTTTATAACAA TGCAGATGGTGActttgccattgtcaagttcaCCAAAGTGCTCCTGGACTACACTGGCCACATCACATGGACACCCCCGGCCATCTTCAAAAGCTACTGTGAGATCATCGTCACCCACTTCCCCTTTGATGAACAGAACTGCAGCATGAAGCTGGGCACCTGGACCTATGATGGCTCGGTGGTGGCCATCAACCCG GAGAGCGACCAACCAGACCTGAGCAACTTCATGGAAAGTGGAGAATGGGTGATCAAGGAGTCCCGGGGCTggaagcactgggtgttctatgcctgctgcccctccaccccctaccTGGACATCACCTACCACTTTGTCATGCAGCGCCTGCCCCTCTACTTCATCGTCAACGTCATCATTCCCTGCCTGCTCTTCTCCTTTCTAACTGGCCTGGTGTTCTACCTGCCCACGGACTCAG GAGAGAAAATGACTCTAAGCATCTCTGTTCTGCTGTCCTTAACCGTGTTTCTCCTGGTCATTGTGGAGCTGATCCCTTCCACCTCCAGTGCCGTGCCCCTGATTGGGAAATACATGCTGTTCACCATGGTGTTTGTCATCGCGTccatcatcatcaccgtcatcgTCATCAATACACACCACCGCTCCCCCAGCACCCACGTCATGCCCGACTGGGTACGCAAG gTTTTTATCGACACTATCCCAAATATCATGTTCTTCTCCACAATGAAAAGACCATCcagagaaaaacaagacaaaaagatTTTTACAGAAGACATTGATATTTCTGACATTTCTGGGAAGCCAGGGCCTCCACCCATGGGTTTCCACTCTCCCCTGATCAAACACCCGGAGGTAAAAAGTGCCATTGAAGGAGTCAAATACATCGCAGAGACCATGAAGTCAGACCAGGAGTCCAATAAC GCGGCCGAGGAATGGAAGTACGTTGCAATGGTGATGGACCACATTCTCCTTGGGGTCTTCATGCTTGTCTGTATCATTGGAACCCTGGCCGTGTTTGCAGGTCGGCTCATTGAATTAAATCAGCAAGGATGA